A single region of the Triticum dicoccoides isolate Atlit2015 ecotype Zavitan chromosome 2B, WEW_v2.0, whole genome shotgun sequence genome encodes:
- the LOC119363334 gene encoding uncharacterized protein LOC119363334, producing MAPRFLACFGRGGATASAPEPVEDLAPGPVLVELFSSQGCAASPEADALVARLAQESSETGGGERAMVVLGFHVDYWDYRGWKDPFASSAWTVRQKAYVEALRLDTLFTPQVVVQGRADCVGTEQDKLAQAVRDAPRYPSPAMKVKFQRPNPSTLQASFTGALHSRVDGGGSVLVALYESGVVTDCGRGENKGKSLLNDHVVRRLEKVAAVRDGTSARKAVSGSVQFPLWDDFRATKCGIVLFVQNSALQVLGVQHFDLPDNV from the exons ATGGCGCCGCGTTTCCTGGCGTGCTTCGGCAGGGGCGGCGCGACGGCCTCGGCGCCGGAGCCTGTGGAGGACCTGGCCCCGGGCCCGGTGCTGGTGGAGCTCTTCTCCTCGCAGGGGTGCGCGGCGTCGCCTGAGGCGGACGCCCTGGTGGCGCGGCTGGCGCAGGAGTCCTCGGAGACCGGCGGCGGCGAGCGAGCGATGGTGGTGCTGGGGTTCCACGTGGACTACTGGGACTACCGCGGGTGGAAGGACCCCTTCGCGTCCAGCGCCTGGACCGTGCGGCAGAAGGCGTACGTGGAGGCGCTCCGGCTGGACACGCTCTTCACGCCGCAGGTCGTCGTGCAGGGCCGCGCGGACTGCGTCGGCACCGAGCAGGACAAGCTCGCCCAGGCCGTCCGCGACGCGCCCCGCTACCCCTCGCCCGCCATGAAG GTGAAGTTCCAGCGGCCGAACCCGAGCACGCTGCAGGCGTCCTTCACGGGCGCGCTCCACTCCCGCGTGGACGGTGGCGGGAGCGTGCTGGTGGCGCTGTACGAGAGCGGCGTGGTCACCGACTGCGGCCGGGGCGAGAACAAGGGCAAGTCGCTGCTCAACGACCACGTGGTGCGCCGGCTGGAGAAGGTGGCCGCCGTGCGCGACGGCACGTCCGCCAGGAAGGCCGTGTCCGGGTCCGTCCAGTTCCCGCTGTGGGACGACTTCCGCGCCACCAAGTGCGGCATCGTCCTCTTCGTGCAGAACTCGGCGCTGCAGGTGCTCGGCGTCCAGCACTTCGACCTGCCCGACAACGTCTGA